A part of Terriglobus roseus genomic DNA contains:
- the treY gene encoding malto-oligosyltrehalose synthase, producing MRTPLSTYRLQLHAGFTFSQAIATAEYLCDLGISHVYSSPYLQAGSGSTHGYDVVDHHRVNAELGGVEGHEAFSRKLGELGLGQVLDIVPNHMSVDRTNRMWWDVLENGPSSRFATFFDIDWNSAEEKLRDKVLMPVLGDQYGRVLERREIHIDRDGVQFRVRYGEQEFPVAPRSLYGLLARAAELAPSDTLNFLAVSFARLPAPDSTDRSVQLARHRDKQVLLGLLQRLCREEEAICRSIDEALAELNGNIDALDEILNAQNFRLAYWRTSDQELGYRRFFDVNSLIGLRMEREYVFEETHELILYWLDKGVLDGVRIDHPDGLRDPKQYLERLRSSSPHAWIVVEKILEPGEWLRQDWPVQGTSGYDFMNLCNGLLVAPDGLRRIDAIYRDFTNEHESYADVMFEKKSKIAQETLASDVNRLANIFVAICENNRDSRDYTRAQIRRAIRNVAACFDIYRTYVVWTPDRQEIAEEDREHIGKAIEEAKRRKPDIDAGLFDFMSDILTLKVTGKLEGEFVARFQQFTSPIMAKGVEDTAFYTFNRLTSLNEVGGDPGLDGNSVEQFHAYNAHMQATFPTTMLTLSTHDTKRADDVRARIAVLAEMPGRWAAKVKRWSRVNAKYRTGAYPDPNTEYFLYQTLIGAWPIAEDRLKQYMQKAMREAKRITSWLANNQAYEDALNRFIEQILSDAAFVAEVESFVQRIRRDGCVNSLAQTLLKCTSPGVPDLYQGAELWDYSLVDPDNRRPVDYDLRRNMLAELRGFSREDAARFALAHFEQGYPKLWVILQALQLRYERPASFDQSATYEPLLPAGSKADHVIAYVRSGDVITVVARFPHRLDNNWSGTVLPLPPGKWTDRMTGRVHAGGAQIRISTLLDDFPVALLVRDSEATDGRDARKTPGRDLAA from the coding sequence ATGCGCACACCGCTATCTACATATCGCCTGCAGTTGCATGCCGGTTTTACATTTTCCCAGGCAATTGCAACTGCGGAGTATCTTTGTGACCTCGGAATTTCGCATGTGTATAGCTCCCCTTACCTTCAGGCAGGTAGTGGCTCTACGCATGGTTATGACGTCGTCGACCATCATCGCGTGAACGCGGAACTGGGTGGAGTAGAGGGACACGAAGCATTTTCGAGAAAACTTGGAGAGCTTGGTCTTGGCCAGGTTCTGGACATTGTGCCAAATCACATGTCTGTGGACCGCACGAATCGCATGTGGTGGGACGTCTTGGAGAACGGACCGTCCAGCCGTTTTGCCACCTTCTTCGATATCGATTGGAACTCTGCGGAAGAGAAACTGCGCGATAAAGTACTGATGCCGGTCCTTGGCGATCAGTATGGTCGGGTGCTGGAGAGACGCGAAATACACATTGATCGTGACGGTGTGCAGTTCAGAGTCCGTTATGGCGAGCAGGAGTTTCCTGTTGCTCCGCGTTCCTTGTATGGTCTTCTGGCGCGCGCTGCAGAGCTTGCACCTTCTGACACGCTGAACTTCCTTGCCGTTTCCTTTGCACGCTTACCTGCGCCCGATTCCACGGATCGCAGCGTGCAGCTTGCACGCCATCGCGACAAGCAAGTCTTGCTTGGATTGCTGCAACGACTGTGCAGAGAAGAAGAAGCGATCTGCCGCTCGATTGATGAAGCGCTCGCAGAACTGAACGGAAATATTGATGCGCTGGACGAAATCCTGAACGCACAGAACTTCCGTCTTGCCTATTGGCGCACCTCCGATCAGGAGCTTGGATATCGCCGCTTCTTCGATGTCAATTCACTCATTGGTCTGCGCATGGAGCGTGAGTATGTCTTCGAAGAAACGCATGAACTGATTTTGTATTGGTTGGACAAGGGTGTGCTGGATGGTGTGCGCATCGACCATCCTGATGGTCTGCGCGACCCCAAGCAGTATCTGGAGCGTTTACGTTCGAGCTCCCCACATGCATGGATTGTGGTGGAGAAGATTCTTGAGCCCGGCGAGTGGCTGCGGCAGGACTGGCCAGTGCAGGGAACAAGTGGTTACGACTTCATGAACCTCTGCAACGGTCTGCTGGTCGCACCGGATGGCTTGCGAAGAATCGATGCTATTTACCGCGACTTCACGAATGAGCATGAAAGTTATGCCGATGTCATGTTCGAGAAGAAGTCCAAGATCGCACAAGAAACATTGGCCAGCGATGTGAATCGGTTGGCGAACATCTTTGTTGCAATCTGTGAAAACAACCGCGACAGCCGCGACTATACGCGTGCGCAGATTCGACGTGCGATTCGCAATGTCGCGGCGTGTTTCGATATTTATCGAACCTACGTAGTCTGGACACCGGATCGCCAGGAAATTGCAGAAGAAGATCGCGAACACATTGGTAAGGCCATCGAAGAAGCAAAGCGCCGGAAGCCAGATATCGACGCCGGTTTGTTTGATTTCATGAGTGACATTCTGACGTTGAAGGTGACGGGAAAGCTGGAAGGCGAATTCGTCGCACGTTTCCAGCAATTCACTTCGCCCATCATGGCTAAGGGCGTGGAAGATACTGCTTTCTATACCTTCAATCGGCTCACCTCATTGAATGAAGTGGGTGGTGATCCCGGCTTGGATGGCAATAGCGTGGAGCAGTTTCACGCGTACAACGCACACATGCAAGCGACCTTTCCGACAACGATGCTGACGTTGTCCACTCATGACACCAAACGGGCGGACGATGTGCGCGCGAGAATAGCGGTGTTGGCGGAGATGCCTGGACGTTGGGCTGCGAAAGTGAAGCGATGGTCGCGCGTCAATGCGAAGTATCGTACTGGCGCTTATCCTGATCCGAACACGGAGTATTTCCTCTATCAGACGCTGATTGGTGCATGGCCCATCGCAGAAGACCGTTTGAAGCAATACATGCAGAAGGCTATGCGTGAGGCAAAGCGCATTACGTCGTGGCTTGCAAACAATCAAGCCTATGAAGACGCACTGAACCGCTTTATCGAGCAGATTCTGAGTGACGCTGCATTCGTTGCAGAAGTGGAATCGTTCGTGCAGCGTATTCGACGCGATGGATGCGTCAACTCATTGGCGCAAACGTTGCTGAAATGCACATCGCCGGGTGTTCCCGATCTGTATCAAGGTGCCGAGTTATGGGATTACTCATTGGTCGATCCGGATAATCGCAGACCGGTCGATTACGATCTGCGTCGCAACATGCTTGCAGAGCTTCGCGGGTTCTCACGCGAAGACGCAGCCCGATTCGCGTTGGCTCATTTTGAGCAGGGATACCCCAAGCTTTGGGTGATTCTGCAGGCACTGCAACTTCGTTATGAGCGTCCAGCATCTTTCGATCAATCGGCCACGTACGAACCGCTGTTGCCAGCGGGTTCTAAGGCGGATCATGTGATTGCTTATGTTCGTTCGGGGGATGTCATTACGGTTGTGGCTCGTTTTCCGCATCGGCTGGATAACAACTGGAGCGGCACGGTCCTTCCGCTGCCGCCAGGTAAGTGGACGGATCGTATGACGGGGCGCGTGCACGCCGGTGGGGCGCAGATTCGTATCAGTACACTGCTGGATGATTTTCCTGTTGCGCTATTGGTGCGCGACAGCGAAGCGACGGATGGTCGTGACGCCAGAAAGACACCCGGTCGCGATCTGGCTGCCTGA